One window from the genome of Solea solea chromosome 2, fSolSol10.1, whole genome shotgun sequence encodes:
- the enpp4 gene encoding bis(5'-adenosyl)-triphosphatase enpp4 produces the protein MFFLGFFLWSFTEVTTAQQGPPPPSPPPPPPPLLLVSFDGFRADYLKRFPMPNLKLLYSQGVLVQELTNVFITKTFPNHYSLVTGLYAESHGIVGSSMYDPDTHKYFHPSSDLDPVWWQEAEPLWITALDSGLRTATAMWPGSDVTIGNRTATHFLPYNGAVTFRQRLGNVTQWLLGNDEESGVKFVVMYWEEPDRTGHMFGPENDTAMSKALKEVDDNIGLMMSELKRIGLWGRVNVIVTSDHGMAQCSPERLIRLDDCLHPDNYTLVDVSPVAALVPRQDTEAVFNLLNDCHAHMTAYMKKSIPERLHYRNNRRIQPIILLADEGWTIVQRGDRLPQLGDHGYDNSLPSMHPFFAAAGPGFRGGVEMSELKSVDIYPLMCHLLSVTPRPNNGSLEAARPLLAAQCTAWDVSLVFTLGVGVALFLLTMAFVFRWVCRCYSPGSTSFQRLQTGDDDDDDDDEGLFH, from the exons ATGTTTTTCCTCGGCTTCTTCCTGTGGAGTTTCACAGAGGTGACCACGGCTCAGCAGGGACCTCCACCGCCGTCACCCCCGCCGCCGCCTCCGCCACTGCTGCTGGTGTCGTTCGACGGGTTCCGGGCAGATTACCTGAAGAGGTTCCCCATGCCCAACCTGAAGCTCCTGTACAGCCAGGGAGTCCTGGTGCAGGAGCTCACCAACGTCTTCATCACCAAGACGTTTCCCAACCACTACAGTCTG GTGACGGGTCTGTACGCAGAGTCTCACGGTATCGTGGGCAGCTCCATGTACGACCCCGACACCCACAAATACTTCCACCCCTCCAGCGACCTGGACCCGGTGTGGTggcaggaggcggagcctctgtGGATCACGGCGCTGGACTCGGGCCTCAGGACGGCGACGGCCATGTGGCCCGGCTCCGACGTGACCATCGGGAACCGCACGGCCACGCACTTCCTGCCCTACAACGGCGCCGTGACATTCCGGCAGCGGCTCGGCAACGTGACGCAGTGGCTGCTGGGAAACGACGAG GAGTCGGGAGTGAAGTTCGTGGTTATGTACTGGGAGGAGCCGGACAGAACGGGTCACATGTTCGGTCCAGAGAACGACACGGCCATGAGCAAAGCCCTTAAAGAG GTCGACGATAATATCGGCCTGATGATGTCAGAGCTGAAGCGGATCGGACTTTGGGGGCGTGTCAACGTGATAGTAACCAGCGACCACGGCATGGCCCAGTGCTCGCCGGAGCGCCTCATCCGTCTGGACGACTGTCTCCACCCGGACAACTACACGCTGGTGGACGTCTCGCCCGTCGCCGCCCTCGTCCCGCGCCAAG ACACCGAGGCCGTCTTTAACCTGCTCAACGACTGCCACGCCCACATGACGGCGTACATGAAGAAGTCCATCCCTGAGCGGCTGCACTACAGGAACAACAGACGCATCCAGCCCATAATACTGCTCGCCGACGAGGGCTGGACCATCGTCCAGAGAGGAGACCGCCTGCCGCAGC tgGGCGATCACGGCTACGACAACTCCCTACCCAGCATGCACCCCTTCTTTGCAGCGGCGGGGCCCGGCTTCCGCGGCGGTGTTGAAATGAGCGAGTTAAAGAGCGTGGACATTTACCCGCTCATGTGTCACCTGCTGTCCGTCACACCGAGGCCCAACAACGGCAGCCTGGAGGCAGctcgccccctgctggcagcGCAGTGCACAGCGTGGGACGTCTCTCTGGTGTTCACTCTGGGGGTGGGCGTGGCTCTGTTCCTCCTCACTATGGCAT TTGTTTTCAGGTGGGTGTGTCGATGTTACTCTCCAGGCTCCACCTCTTTTCAGAGACTACAaactggtgatgatgatgatgatgatgatgatgaaggtctgTTTCACTGA
- the clic5a gene encoding chloride intracellular channel protein 5a isoform X1: protein MAQYENMPPIPSPPPLPPLLCPTEEPRSRSSSSSSSSSSASYLEEKDTDRVEKVAVEWERRSAGVDQVDVRSSSRRSSSSSSSSSSSSSKSSEKEEDTSVTLFVKAGSDGESIGNCPFSQRLFMILWLKGVVFNVTTVDLKRKPADLHNLAPGTHPPFLTFQGEVLTDVNKIEEHLEARLAPPKYPKLAPKNRESNTAGNDVFAKFSAYVKNTRPDKHRDLEKSLNKALAKLDEYLMSPLPEEEQDGRHRGKEESARRYLDGDELTLSDCNLLPKLHVVKVVAKKYRNYDIPPEFRGVWRYLGNAYNRDEFTNTCAADAEIELAYKDVAKRLGK from the exons ATGGCCCAGTACGAGAACATGCCCCCgatcccttctcctcctcctcttccaccgcTGCTGTGTCCGACCGAGGAGCCCCGGAGCAGATCTtcatcgtcctcgtcctcctcctcctcagcctcatACTTGGAAGAGAAAGACACGGACAGAGTGGAGAAGGTGGCGGTGGAGTGGGAGAGGAGATCTGCAGGAGTGGACCAGGTGGATGTAAGGAGCTCATCACGCaggtcctcctcttcctcctcctcatcgtcctcctcatcctccaaaagctcagagaaagaagaggacaCATCTGTCACACTGTTTGTCAAG GCTGGCAGTGATGGAGAGAGCATTGGAAACTGTCCGTTCTCTCAGCGACTCTTCATGATCCTGTGGCTCAAAGGTGTCGTCTTTAATGTCACCACCGTCgacctgaagag GAAACCAGCTGACCTTCACAACCTGGCACCAGGGACACACCCGCCCTTCCTCACCTTCCAGGGTGAGGTTCTCACCGACGTCAACAAGATCGAGGAGCACCTGGAGGCCAGGCTGGCTCCACCCAA GTATCCCAAACTGGCACCAAAGAACCGTGAGTCCAACACAGCGGGGAACGACGTGTTCGCCAAGTTCTCTGCTTACGTCAAAAACACCAGACCAGATAAACACAGAG ATCTAGAAAAGAGTCTCAACAAGGCTTTGGCGAAACTGGACGAGTATCTGATGAGTCCACTTcctgaggaggagcaggacgGACGCCACCGCGGCAAAGAAGAGTCTGCTCGCAGATATCTGGATGGAGACGAGCTGACGCTGTCCGACTGTAACCTGCTCCCCAAACTCCACGTCGTCAAG GTGGTGGCGAAGAAGTACCGAAACTACGACATCCCGCCTGAATTCAGAGGGGTGTGGCGTTACCTCGGCAACGCCTACAATAGAGACGAGTTCACCAACACGTGTGCAGCCGACGCAGAAATTGAGCTCGCATACAAGGACGTCGCCAAGAGGCTGGGGAAGTGA
- the clic5a gene encoding chloride intracellular channel protein 5a isoform X2, translating to MTDSAAEDDKDPDIELFVKAGSDGESIGNCPFSQRLFMILWLKGVVFNVTTVDLKRKPADLHNLAPGTHPPFLTFQGEVLTDVNKIEEHLEARLAPPKYPKLAPKNRESNTAGNDVFAKFSAYVKNTRPDKHRDLEKSLNKALAKLDEYLMSPLPEEEQDGRHRGKEESARRYLDGDELTLSDCNLLPKLHVVKVVAKKYRNYDIPPEFRGVWRYLGNAYNRDEFTNTCAADAEIELAYKDVAKRLGK from the exons ATGACAGATTCTGCAGCTGAGGACGACAAGGACCCTGATATTGAGCTGTTTGTAAAG GCTGGCAGTGATGGAGAGAGCATTGGAAACTGTCCGTTCTCTCAGCGACTCTTCATGATCCTGTGGCTCAAAGGTGTCGTCTTTAATGTCACCACCGTCgacctgaagag GAAACCAGCTGACCTTCACAACCTGGCACCAGGGACACACCCGCCCTTCCTCACCTTCCAGGGTGAGGTTCTCACCGACGTCAACAAGATCGAGGAGCACCTGGAGGCCAGGCTGGCTCCACCCAA GTATCCCAAACTGGCACCAAAGAACCGTGAGTCCAACACAGCGGGGAACGACGTGTTCGCCAAGTTCTCTGCTTACGTCAAAAACACCAGACCAGATAAACACAGAG ATCTAGAAAAGAGTCTCAACAAGGCTTTGGCGAAACTGGACGAGTATCTGATGAGTCCACTTcctgaggaggagcaggacgGACGCCACCGCGGCAAAGAAGAGTCTGCTCGCAGATATCTGGATGGAGACGAGCTGACGCTGTCCGACTGTAACCTGCTCCCCAAACTCCACGTCGTCAAG GTGGTGGCGAAGAAGTACCGAAACTACGACATCCCGCCTGAATTCAGAGGGGTGTGGCGTTACCTCGGCAACGCCTACAATAGAGACGAGTTCACCAACACGTGTGCAGCCGACGCAGAAATTGAGCTCGCATACAAGGACGTCGCCAAGAGGCTGGGGAAGTGA